The region CATGAAGGTCGTCGGCCAGCTGATGCACACCCTGCCGATCGGCTGGGTGGAGCCGGAGGACATCGCCAACGCGGTCCTGTTCCTGGCCTCCGACGAGGCACGTTTCATCACCGGCGTCACCCTTCCTGTCGACGGCGGTAGCTGCCTGAAGTGAGTACTGCGCCGGGACTGTCCATTCCGCGGAGCTGGGATGAAATAAGCCCTGAGTGGATGACTTCGGTTCTGGCACAACATTTTCCGGGGGCCGAGGTCGCGGACGTGAGCGTCGCGCTCCGCGACGACGGCACCAACCGCCGGGCCCGCCTCGCGCTGAGCTATTCCACCGGGGCGGGGCCTGCGACGGTGTTCGCCAAGGCCGTCGACCCGGAGCACGCCGACCTCGTCGCGCTGACCAGCGGGCTCTACCACGAACCGCGGCTGTTCTCCTGCGGTGTGACGCTGCCGCTCGATCACCCCGCCGTCTACGCGGCGATGATCGACGAGCAGCGCCGCGACTTCCTGATGATCATGGAGGACGTGGTGGCGCGCGGCGCCGATCCGCGCGACTCGACCCGTCCGATGACCGCCGATCAGGTCGCCGACGGCGTGCGCGGCCTGGCGGAGTTGCACAGCGCGTTCTGGGGTGCGGGTGTCACCGGCGAGCCGGCACTGGAATGGGTGGAGCCGTTCGTCGCGTTCGCCGGCCTGGAGTACGCGCCGCTGGACATCGCCCACGAGCGCCTGGGCGACACGGTGCCGGCGGAGATCCTCGAGCTCTCGGGCACCGAGCTCTTCGTCGACATCTGGGCCCGCTTCATCGGTTCGCTCACCACCACGGCACCGACACTGCTGCACGGCGATCCGCACATCGGCAACACCTACGTGCTGCCCGGCGACCGAGTCGGCTTCCTGGACTGGCAGATGGTCCGTCGCGGCAACTTCTCGCTGGATCTCGGCTATTTCCTGCAGGGTGCCCTCACCATCACCGACCGCCGCCGCTGCGAACGCGAACTGCTCGACGAGTATCGGGACGCGCTGCGGTTGCCCGAGGCGCAGAAGCCGACCCGGCATGATGTCTGGCTGCGCTACCGCGCGTCGGTCGCCCATGGACTGGCCATCTGGATGGCCACGCTGTCGGGCGGAGACGCCTGGCAGCGGGCCGACATCTGCCTGGCGTTCGCCCAACGGTATGCGGCCGCGTTCACCGACCTGGACACCCCGGCCGCGCTCGACGACCTCTGCGGCTGACGCATTCGACGAATCGCACCTGATCATGACAACCGAGTGGTTGCATGGTGCTCATGAAGCGACTCAACGGCATGGACGCCATGCTGTTGTACAGCGAGACGCCCAACCTGCACACCCACACGCTGAAGGTCGCGGTGATCAACGCCGCCGGCTATGACGGCGAGTACGGGTTCGATGCGTTCCGCCAGACCGTGGCGCGGCGCCTGCACCTCCTCGATCCGTTGCGCTACCGGCTCGTGGACATCCCGTGGCGGCTGCACCACCCGATGTGGCTCCAGGATTGTCCGGTCGATCTGGACTACCACCTGCGCCGCGTCCGGGTGCCCGAGCCGGGCGGGCGCCGCGAACTCGACCAGGTGATCGGTGAGATCGCGAGCACACCGCTGGACCGCGCGAAGCCCCTGTGGGAATTCCACTTCGCCGAGGGGATGGCCGACCAGCGCTTCGCGCTGATCGGCAAGGTTCACCACACCCTGGCCGACGGAGTGGCCTCGGCGAATCTGCTTGCGCGGCTGATGGATCTGGCCGGACCGGTCCAGGACGAACGCGACGAACCGCCGCAGAGCTGTGAGGCCCCGTCTTCCGGGCAGCTCCTGTGGGAGGCTCAAGCCGATCACTTCCACAACATGGCCGAGTTGCCCGGGCTGTGCGCCGACGCCGCCCGCGGCATCGTCCGGTTGCGCAAGCGTTCCCGCCAGCGACGCGACGACCCCGACCTCGCCAAGCCGTTCAACGCGCCGCCCACCTTCCTCAACCACGTGGTGTCCCCTGTTCGTACGTTCGCGACCGCGACCCTGTCGCTGGCGGAGGTCAAGGAGACCGCCAAGACGCTGGGGGTGACGTTCAACGACGTCGTGCTGGCCGTCGCCTCGGGCGGTCTGCGGGAACTGTTGCTGCGCTACGACGGCCGCGCTGATCGTCCGATCATGGCGACGGTGCCGGTCGCGACCGACAAATCCACCGAGCGGATCACCGGCAACGAGATCGGCGGGATGATGGTGTCCCTGCCGGTGCACGTCGACGATCCGCTGCGTCGCGTCGAGCTGACCTCGGTGGCGAGCAGACGCGCCAAGGAGGTCAACGAACTGCTCGGGCCGACGCTGCAGGGCCGCATGCTCGAGTACCTGCCACCTCCGTTGGCGCCGGCGCTGTTCCGGGCGCAATCACAGCGCGCCGATCACAACCGGTTGATGAACGTCGCCATCTCGAACGTGCCGGGCCCGCGGGAGCGCGGGCATATCGGTGGCGCCCCCGTCAGCGAGATCTATTCCGTCGGTGTGCTTTCGGCGGGCAGCGCATTCAACATGACGGTGTGGAGCTACGTCGACCAGGTCGACATCGCGGTGCTCTCCGACGACCGCACCTTCGACGACACGCACGAGGCGACCGACGCCATGGTGCACGCGTTCGGCGAATTACGGCAGGCATGCGGGCTGGCCGCGCCGAGCACTGTCGACACGGCGATGGACCCGGCGCCCGCAGGCACCTGATTCAGCGGAGTTCGTTGCGCAGGATCTTGCCGGTACTGCCGCGCGGCAGCTCCGGCAGGATCGTGATGTCGCGGGGCACTTTGTAATTCGCGAGGTTCTCGCGCACGTGCTGCTTGAGGTCGTCGACCGTGGTCGCGCCGCCGTCGTCGAGCACGACGAAAGCCGCCAGCCGCTGGCCGTACTGCTCGTCGTCGACACCGAGGACCGCGGCCTCGGCCACCCCCGGGTGCGACGTCAGGATTTTCTCCACCTCGATCGGATAGACGTTCTCTCCTCCGGAGACGATCATCTCGTCGTCGCGCCCCACCACGAACAGCCGGCCGGCGTCATCGAGATAGCCCATGTCGCCGGACGCCATGAAGCCGTCGTGGAAGGCTTTGGTGGTGCCCGAGGTGTATCCGTCGAAAAGCGTTCCGCTGCGGACGAATATCTGCCCGACCTCACCCGTGGGCACCTCACGGTGATCGGCGTCGAGGATGCGGATCTCGGTGCCGTCGGCGGGCCGTCCCGCCGTGTCGGGCGCGGCACGTAGGTCCGCCGGCGTCGCGGTGGCGATCATGCCCGCCTCGGTGGCGTTGTAGTTGTTGTAGATGACATCGCCGAACTGGTCCATGAACGCGGTGACCACGTCGGGCCGCATCCGGGAGCCCGACGCGGTGGCGAACCGCAGCGACTTCCCGCT is a window of Mycolicibacterium chubuense NBB4 DNA encoding:
- a CDS encoding phosphotransferase, whose translation is MTSVLAQHFPGAEVADVSVALRDDGTNRRARLALSYSTGAGPATVFAKAVDPEHADLVALTSGLYHEPRLFSCGVTLPLDHPAVYAAMIDEQRRDFLMIMEDVVARGADPRDSTRPMTADQVADGVRGLAELHSAFWGAGVTGEPALEWVEPFVAFAGLEYAPLDIAHERLGDTVPAEILELSGTELFVDIWARFIGSLTTTAPTLLHGDPHIGNTYVLPGDRVGFLDWQMVRRGNFSLDLGYFLQGALTITDRRRCERELLDEYRDALRLPEAQKPTRHDVWLRYRASVAHGLAIWMATLSGGDAWQRADICLAFAQRYAAAFTDLDTPAALDDLCG
- a CDS encoding WS/DGAT/MGAT family O-acyltransferase, with the translated sequence MKRLNGMDAMLLYSETPNLHTHTLKVAVINAAGYDGEYGFDAFRQTVARRLHLLDPLRYRLVDIPWRLHHPMWLQDCPVDLDYHLRRVRVPEPGGRRELDQVIGEIASTPLDRAKPLWEFHFAEGMADQRFALIGKVHHTLADGVASANLLARLMDLAGPVQDERDEPPQSCEAPSSGQLLWEAQADHFHNMAELPGLCADAARGIVRLRKRSRQRRDDPDLAKPFNAPPTFLNHVVSPVRTFATATLSLAEVKETAKTLGVTFNDVVLAVASGGLRELLLRYDGRADRPIMATVPVATDKSTERITGNEIGGMMVSLPVHVDDPLRRVELTSVASRRAKEVNELLGPTLQGRMLEYLPPPLAPALFRAQSQRADHNRLMNVAISNVPGPRERGHIGGAPVSEIYSVGVLSAGSAFNMTVWSYVDQVDIAVLSDDRTFDDTHEATDAMVHAFGELRQACGLAAPSTVDTAMDPAPAGT